In the Solibacillus sp. FSL K6-1523 genome, one interval contains:
- a CDS encoding putative polysaccharide biosynthesis protein, protein MSSLMKGTAILTIGLFLSKLLGLVYIFPFYAIVGEENIGLYNYAYIPYNIMLSIAISGLPIAVSKFVSKYNALGDYDAGRRLVKTGGLLMIITGVIAFIVMNLLATPIANIVIDSKEQVFTVEQVADVIQWVSYALILVPFMSLMRGYLQGYGHFLPTSVSQLIEQIARIVFLLGGVFIVMNVLGGDPVTAVNVSVFAAFIGSVGGLAALFYFWKKLRPEIKALQVVAPKEYQLPYSTMYKEVFKYAIPIVFVGLGSSLFQLVDLLTFNRAMIAGGVPGELTDKYFTMLNLLTQKIVMIPVVLATGFSMAIIPTVAKFYAQKDLIQVRAAMDKTYQVLLFITVPAALGISALSEDLYHFFYEKSEMGAQILSHYAPLAILFALFTVTAAILQGIDYQKWVVFSLLVGVFTKTILNTPFIKMWSVDGAIIATAIGYGVTIAINVAVISKVTEYKAKIILRRILLIFILTGVMILSVLVTHVVLTWISPADSKILAFIYAVICAVVGGTIYGVISYKLGLAQALLGDKMTKIARKLKLIK, encoded by the coding sequence ATGTCTTCATTAATGAAGGGAACGGCGATTTTAACGATTGGATTATTTTTATCCAAGCTTTTAGGACTAGTTTATATTTTTCCATTTTACGCAATTGTTGGAGAAGAAAATATTGGTTTATATAATTATGCGTATATCCCATACAATATTATGCTATCGATTGCAATTTCAGGCTTGCCGATTGCGGTGTCGAAATTTGTATCTAAATATAATGCATTAGGTGATTATGATGCGGGACGTCGCTTAGTTAAAACCGGTGGACTACTTATGATAATTACAGGGGTTATCGCGTTTATTGTGATGAACTTGTTAGCAACCCCGATTGCCAATATTGTCATTGATAGTAAGGAACAAGTGTTTACTGTTGAGCAAGTAGCCGATGTTATTCAATGGGTGAGCTATGCGTTAATTTTAGTACCATTTATGAGTTTAATGCGCGGTTATTTACAAGGGTATGGTCATTTTTTACCGACTTCCGTGTCACAATTGATTGAACAAATTGCCCGTATCGTCTTTTTATTAGGCGGGGTATTCATCGTTATGAATGTACTTGGCGGCGACCCTGTTACAGCAGTTAACGTTTCGGTATTTGCAGCGTTTATCGGTTCGGTTGGAGGGCTTGCTGCGTTATTTTATTTTTGGAAAAAGCTACGTCCTGAAATAAAGGCACTTCAAGTTGTTGCACCGAAAGAATATCAATTGCCTTATTCGACGATGTATAAGGAAGTTTTTAAGTATGCGATCCCAATCGTATTCGTCGGTCTTGGAAGCTCATTATTCCAACTAGTGGATTTGTTAACATTTAACCGCGCCATGATTGCTGGTGGTGTCCCTGGCGAATTAACAGATAAATATTTTACGATGTTAAACTTATTAACGCAGAAGATCGTTATGATTCCAGTTGTGTTGGCGACAGGATTTTCGATGGCAATCATACCGACTGTTGCGAAGTTTTATGCACAAAAGGACCTTATTCAAGTGCGAGCGGCAATGGATAAAACGTATCAAGTGTTATTATTCATCACCGTACCCGCTGCATTAGGAATTTCAGCTTTATCAGAAGATTTATATCATTTCTTCTATGAAAAAAGTGAAATGGGAGCGCAAATTTTAAGTCATTATGCTCCACTTGCAATATTATTTGCATTATTTACTGTAACAGCTGCTATTTTACAAGGTATTGATTATCAAAAGTGGGTAGTATTTAGCCTATTAGTCGGAGTGTTTACGAAAACCATTTTAAATACACCTTTCATTAAAATGTGGTCTGTTGACGGTGCGATCATCGCCACAGCAATTGGTTACGGCGTGACGATAGCTATTAACGTTGCGGTCATTAGCAAAGTAACGGAATACAAGGCAAAGATTATTTTGCGTAGGATATTATTAATCTTTATTTTAACGGGTGTGATGATTCTTTCAGTATTAGTAACTCATGTCGTATTAACATGGATTTCGCCAGCTGACTCGAAAATTTTAGCCTTTATTT